In Lentisphaerota bacterium, one DNA window encodes the following:
- the cpaB gene encoding Flp pilus assembly protein CpaB produces the protein MKQKLILIISVVIGILAALFTKQYLNAKDREVARMIADFKRSQRMINIVVVKRDLPAGTVLQHTDLGVSAVPESAVRGHAVLSEDAQFLFGRKTMRLLEHLSPIFWSDLEGGAPGSRGMADDIPNQMRALSINVSGSSSVSGMVRPNDRVDVLGTFSFPSARNPLELELVTLTVLQNVTILATGRETAKTFSSASRSGSYSTVTLSVTPREAEMLVFAEQIKGRLVLALRNSSDVAVENDPPRVNFDHIQEAIKTLNIARQELLHKRTH, from the coding sequence ATGAAACAAAAACTGATTTTGATCATCTCCGTCGTCATCGGCATCCTGGCCGCTCTGTTCACCAAGCAGTATCTCAACGCCAAGGACAGAGAGGTCGCCCGAATGATCGCCGACTTCAAGCGCTCCCAGCGGATGATCAATATCGTGGTGGTCAAGCGCGACCTCCCCGCAGGGACCGTGCTGCAACACACAGACCTCGGCGTAAGCGCCGTTCCGGAGAGCGCCGTCCGCGGGCATGCGGTTCTCAGCGAAGACGCGCAGTTCCTGTTCGGGCGCAAAACGATGCGCCTGCTCGAACATCTCTCCCCCATCTTCTGGAGTGACCTCGAAGGCGGCGCACCCGGCTCGCGCGGCATGGCCGACGACATCCCTAACCAGATGCGCGCCCTCTCGATCAACGTCAGCGGCTCCTCGTCGGTCAGCGGCATGGTCCGCCCCAATGACCGGGTCGACGTGCTCGGAACCTTCAGTTTTCCCTCTGCGCGCAATCCGCTCGAATTGGAATTGGTGACGCTCACCGTACTCCAAAACGTCACCATTCTCGCCACGGGCCGCGAAACCGCAAAAACCTTCAGTTCCGCCAGCCGGTCAGGATCCTACAGCACCGTCACCCTGTCCGTAACCCCCCGCGAGGCCGAGATGCTCGTCTTCGCCGAACAGATCAAGGGGCGACTCGTGCTGGCCCTGCGCAACTCCTCTGACGTCGCCGTCGAGAACGACCCCCCGCGCGTCAACTTCGATCACATTCAGGAGGCGATCAAGACGCTCAACATCGCCCGTCAGGAACTCCTGCACAAACGCACCCACTGA